A genomic stretch from Numida meleagris isolate 19003 breed g44 Domestic line chromosome 2, NumMel1.0, whole genome shotgun sequence includes:
- the LYPLA1 gene encoding acyl-protein thioesterase 1: MCGNNMSAPLPAIIPAARKATAAVIFLHGLGDTGHGWSEALAGIKSPHVKYICPHAPVMPVTLNMNMAMPSWFDIIGLSPDSQEDEVGIKQAAENVKALIDQEVKNGIPSNRIILGGFSQGGALSLYTALTTHQKLAGVVALSCWLPLRTSFVQGAVGVNKEIPVLQCHGDCDPLVPLMFGSLTVEKLKSMINPANITFRTYSGMMHSSCIEEMMDIKQFIDKHLPPVD; this comes from the exons ATGTGCGGCAACAACATGTCGGCGCCGCTCCCCGCCATCATCCCGGCCGCCAGGAAGGCGACGGCCGCC GTGATTTTTCTTCACGGATTGGGAGATACCGG GCATGGATGGTCAGAAGCACTTGCTGGTATCAAAAGCCCCcatgtaaaatacatttgcCCACACGC GCCAGTTATGCCAGTTACTTTAAACATGAACATGGCTATGCCATCATG GTTTGATATCATTGGACTTTCTCCAGATTCGCAGGAAGATGAAGTTGGGAtcaagcaggcagcagagaatG TTAAAGCACTGATAGATCAAGAAGTAAAAAATGGAATTCCTTCCAATCGAATTATTCTGGGAGGCTTTTCTCAG gGTGGTGCTTTATCATTATATACAGCTCTTACAACGCATCAAAAGTTAGCAGGTGTTGTAGCCCTCAGCTGTTGGCTTCCTCTACGGACTTCTTTTGttcag GGTGCTGTCGGTGTCAACAAGGAGATTCCTGTTCTTCAGTGCCATGGGGACTGTGACCCACTCGTTCCTTTAATGTTTGGTTCTCTTACTGTTGAAAAGCTAAAGAGTATGATAAATCCAGCCAATATAACCTTCAGAACTTACTCTGGCATGATGCATAGCTCATGTATTGAG GAGATGATGGATATAAAACAATTCATAGACAAACATCTACCTCCCGTTGACTGA